GGGCAATGAATTTTTGTTTGCGGATAACGAATGCGGCACCGTGCTGGTCGATACCGAACAGCGCAAACCCCTGCGCAAACTGGCGCTTATCGCCGACGATGGCCGCGAACTGACGCCTGAAGAGATCGTGGCGAAACTCCCCTCCTGATCGTTCCCGACGGCAACAGCACAAAATGCTCGCAAATATGGTTGCATTATAAAACCAAATAGCAGAGAGTTTATTCAGTTTCATCTTGAAACCAAATAACCCACTTTGCCCTGAGGTAACACACGATGACTACGCAAATCACCACCGCCCTGATTACGGGTGCCTCTTCCGGGATTGGTGCCGTTTATGCCGATCGCCTTGCCGCGCGCGGCGCTAACCTGGTGCTGGTCGCCCGTCGCGAAGATCGCCTGAACACCCTTGCCGCCGACCTTCGCGCGCGCTACGGCGTGGCCGTCGATATTCTGGTGGCCGATCTTACCGATGAAGCCGGGATCCGCGCCGTGGAAGAGGCGCTGCGCAGCAATACCGCCATTGATACGCTCATTAACAACGCGGGCACCGCGCAGATGGCGCCGTTCCTCGCGGGCGATGTGGCGCAGCATCAGGCCATTAACACCCTGAACACCACGGCGCTGATGCGTCTGACCTACGCCATCCTGCCGCGCCTGGCGCAGAACAATCGCGGCACGCTGATCAATATCGCGTCCGTGCTGGCTCTGCACGTCCGGGCGGGCAGCGCGCTCTACAGCGCCACCAAGGCGTGGGTGTTGAGCTTTACCCGTGGGTTACAGGAAGAATTTGCC
This region of Enterobacter asburiae genomic DNA includes:
- a CDS encoding SDR family NAD(P)-dependent oxidoreductase yields the protein MTTQITTALITGASSGIGAVYADRLAARGANLVLVARREDRLNTLAADLRARYGVAVDILVADLTDEAGIRAVEEALRSNTAIDTLINNAGTAQMAPFLAGDVAQHQAINTLNTTALMRLTYAILPRLAQNNRGTLINIASVLALHVRAGSALYSATKAWVLSFTRGLQEEFADSSVRIQAVLPAATATEIWSHSGVTVNDLPKGSVMTTDDMVDASLAGLDQGETITIPPMHDAGLWDRYEAARLELFNSARTGIPAPRYVKQ